A region from the uncultured Ilyobacter sp. genome encodes:
- the rfaE1 gene encoding D-glycero-beta-D-manno-heptose-7-phosphate kinase has protein sequence MVNKLKLTKILDRFKDIKIAVIGDMMLDDYIIGSVDRISPEAPVPVVNVKSEKFVLGGAANVVNNLADLGAKIFSFGIIGDDSNGDRLTNEFRRKNINTDGIVKAEDRPTIVKRRIIAHNQQLLRLDWEDRKNLTTVQEDMLIKNVKENIKEIDAIILSDYDKGVLTQRVVKEVIDLAKENNIIVTVDPKPKNAMNYIGATSMTPNMKEAMECMGAERIGDVEKLGKELKEKLKLNNLLLTRSEEGMSLFQDTVENIPTFAKEVYDVTGAGDTVISVFTLSAAAGASWYEAAKIANTAAGVVVGRMGTSTVTKEEILEFYDRIYHEWK, from the coding sequence ATGGTAAACAAGTTGAAATTAACTAAAATCCTCGATAGATTTAAAGATATAAAAATAGCCGTGATCGGCGATATGATGCTAGATGATTATATAATAGGAAGCGTAGACAGAATATCCCCTGAGGCTCCTGTACCCGTTGTAAATGTAAAGAGTGAAAAATTTGTACTTGGTGGGGCAGCAAATGTGGTAAATAATCTGGCTGACCTAGGAGCGAAGATTTTTTCTTTTGGAATCATAGGGGATGACTCCAACGGAGACAGGCTCACCAATGAATTTAGAAGAAAAAACATAAACACTGACGGAATAGTAAAAGCAGAGGACAGGCCGACTATTGTGAAGAGACGGATAATAGCCCATAATCAGCAGCTTCTGAGGTTAGACTGGGAAGACAGAAAAAATCTCACAACAGTTCAGGAAGATATGCTTATAAAGAATGTAAAAGAGAATATAAAAGAGATCGATGCCATTATACTCTCTGACTACGATAAGGGAGTTCTTACTCAAAGGGTGGTAAAAGAAGTAATAGATCTTGCTAAGGAAAACAACATAATAGTGACTGTAGACCCCAAACCAAAGAATGCGATGAACTACATAGGAGCTACCTCTATGACTCCAAACATGAAAGAGGCCATGGAGTGTATGGGAGCAGAGCGTATAGGGGATGTAGAAAAACTCGGAAAAGAACTAAAAGAAAAACTTAAGTTGAACAATCTTCTTCTTACAAGAAGTGAAGAGGGCATGAGTCTTTTTCAGGATACAGTGGAAAATATACCTACCTTTGCCAAAGAGGTCTATGATGTAACTGGAGCGGGAGACACTGTAATATCTGTCTTTACACTGTCAGCAGCAGCAGGTGCATCTTGGTATGAGGCGGCTAAAATAGCTAACACTGCAGCAGGTGTTGTAGTAGGCAGGATGGGAACATCTACAGTTACAAAAGAGGAGATACTGGAATTTTACGACAGAATATATCACGAGTGGAAATAA
- a CDS encoding PilN domain-containing protein: MNMNMRDINFLTPEYKEKLGVSQNLKKAILIAGVFFLVNGAIFFGIHLKQKNLEKNIHETKREIAFNQEEIKKLEMEIGKIPDLTDKIEIIEEIFSDKKTRISEVLYTIQTLAPENIWVDTMHHEGGNVRIKGISYLNSEMTAEQNLYDFEDKLIESGDFSQVKHDYLKIEERDGNKVMAFEFSLVISDEEE, from the coding sequence ATGAATATGAATATGAGAGATATAAATTTTTTGACACCGGAGTACAAAGAAAAGTTAGGGGTATCCCAAAATCTTAAAAAAGCTATTTTGATCGCCGGAGTTTTCTTTTTGGTAAATGGAGCTATTTTTTTTGGTATCCATTTAAAACAAAAGAATTTAGAAAAAAATATCCATGAGACTAAGAGAGAGATAGCCTTTAACCAGGAAGAGATAAAAAAACTAGAGATGGAAATAGGGAAGATACCAGACCTGACAGACAAGATAGAGATAATAGAAGAGATATTTTCTGACAAAAAGACGAGAATATCCGAAGTCTTATACACCATTCAGACCCTTGCCCCTGAAAACATATGGGTGGATACCATGCATCATGAAGGGGGAAACGTCAGGATCAAAGGGATATCATATCTGAATTCGGAAATGACAGCAGAACAAAATCTTTATGACTTTGAAGATAAACTTATTGAAAGCGGAGATTTTTCTCAGGTTAAACATGATTATCTAAAGATAGAAGAGAGAGATGGAAACAAGGTTATGGCTTTTGAATTTAGCCTTGTGATATCTGATGAGGAGGAGTGA
- the pilM gene encoding pilus assembly protein PilM: MKEKFIRARERLENLVKEKSRGSIDIGSRGIKALSVKGGVVGDVLLEKFNQNEEKETQINEILSVMIERLGFKGHGISLSLPSQKFQVKFIRIGQENMEKRDEFILEEMEEMIPGYSEYEYLTEKLTINLDEYSEEVLCVTIKREEIDYLLNFLESLRVKVLRIVPDFVSIFMLLERIESNNERDEDVNNYRMIVDVGHESTKIYALNSDVMNFYRFILMGGNEFTDIIKNYKGINYEKAEEKIIELELQEQNQEILDASEKSMMDELTEAFKELESQIRLSYEYYFRERSSSIVEELVFVGGGSLLRGLKDYVKKSLELEVMPFDLDMITSKEENRSKLEPYQFEEIAALLGNVMDEVV; this comes from the coding sequence ATGAAAGAGAAGTTTATAAGGGCGAGAGAAAGGTTGGAGAATCTTGTCAAAGAAAAGTCTAGAGGGAGTATAGACATAGGAAGTCGAGGAATAAAGGCTCTAAGTGTAAAAGGCGGCGTAGTGGGAGATGTGCTGTTAGAAAAATTTAATCAAAACGAAGAGAAAGAGACACAGATAAATGAAATTTTGTCTGTGATGATAGAGAGACTAGGGTTCAAAGGTCACGGGATCTCACTATCTCTTCCTAGCCAGAAATTCCAGGTAAAATTTATAAGAATCGGCCAGGAGAACATGGAAAAAAGAGATGAATTCATCTTAGAAGAGATGGAGGAGATGATTCCCGGGTATTCAGAGTATGAATATCTCACAGAAAAACTGACCATCAATCTAGATGAATACAGTGAGGAGGTTCTGTGCGTAACTATAAAAAGAGAGGAGATAGATTATCTGCTCAATTTCCTTGAAAGTCTGAGAGTGAAAGTTTTGAGAATAGTTCCTGATTTTGTTTCGATATTTATGCTTTTAGAGAGAATAGAATCAAATAATGAGAGAGATGAAGATGTCAACAACTACAGAATGATAGTGGATGTAGGTCATGAGTCTACCAAGATATACGCCCTAAACAGTGATGTCATGAATTTTTACAGATTTATTCTCATGGGTGGAAATGAGTTTACGGATATAATAAAAAATTACAAGGGAATAAACTATGAGAAGGCAGAGGAAAAAATAATAGAGCTAGAACTCCAGGAACAAAATCAGGAGATACTAGACGCCTCTGAAAAATCCATGATGGATGAACTCACAGAGGCATTTAAAGAGCTAGAGAGTCAGATAAGACTTTCTTATGAGTACTACTTTAGAGAAAGGTCTTCTAGTATAGTGGAAGAGCTCGTCTTTGTAGGAGGAGGTTCCCTCTTGAGGGGGCTGAAGGACTATGTAAAAAAATCTCTAGAATTAGAGGTCATGCCCTTTGATCTAGATATGATAACATCAAAAGAGGAGAACAGAAGTAAGTTAGAGCCTTATCAATTTGAAGAGATAGCTGCACTCCTTGGAAATGTTATGGATGAGGTGGTTTAA
- a CDS encoding prepilin peptidase — protein sequence MDIFLFLVTGLLLGSFYNVCIYRIPRKESISFPPSHCPKCGHKIRWWENIPVISYVLILRGRCSGCHEKISMQYPVVELITGLSFGGIYYRYGMSLWTAELIIAASILIIASGIDWEHYYIPDRFTLGLLILGYGFSLFNGVGIERSFMGSATYGFLFVMIYGYGERVFKKEVLGFGDVKLAAGIGSVVGYFGFYRMHLFVTASFVAGAVYGIYLLAAKKKGKEGEVPFGPFIAFGGMISALLFL from the coding sequence ATGGATATATTTTTATTTTTAGTTACGGGACTCCTCCTGGGGAGCTTCTACAACGTATGCATATACAGAATCCCAAGAAAGGAAAGCATATCCTTTCCCCCGTCCCACTGCCCAAAGTGCGGCCACAAGATAAGATGGTGGGAAAATATCCCTGTGATCTCCTATGTACTGATCCTCCGAGGAAGGTGCAGCGGCTGCCATGAGAAGATATCCATGCAGTACCCCGTTGTGGAGCTCATAACAGGTCTGTCCTTCGGAGGAATATATTACCGGTACGGCATGAGCCTATGGACGGCGGAGCTCATCATAGCAGCCTCTATACTCATCATCGCATCGGGGATAGACTGGGAGCATTACTATATCCCTGACAGGTTCACCCTGGGTTTACTCATTCTAGGATACGGCTTCTCCCTCTTCAACGGTGTGGGGATAGAGAGGTCCTTCATGGGATCGGCTACCTACGGGTTTTTATTTGTGATGATATACGGCTACGGGGAGAGGGTTTTTAAAAAAGAGGTCCTGGGATTCGGAGATGTGAAACTGGCGGCAGGGATAGGCTCCGTTGTGGGGTATTTTGGGTTTTACAGGATGCACCTCTTTGTCACCGCTTCCTTTGTGGCAGGGGCAGTCTACGGGATCTACCTCTTGGCCGCCAAGAAAAAAGGCAAGGAGGGGGAGGTACCCTTCGGACCCTTCATAGCCTTTGGGGGAATGATAAGTGCACTTCTATTTCTATAG
- a CDS encoding prepilin-type N-terminal cleavage/methylation domain-containing protein encodes MGTGKEKIKNYKGKRGGKVMKKKGFTLIELVVVVAIILLLAATLAPKLRKEVSKAKDAKAVALLGAVRSATSVFFADNGTIPTLISSTATAEDGLIEIDRTSEYVENSVTGFLDSNGALAAGAIDAEIPAGAVAASSTTVASTEYGLDVTLDGNTDGDYDFDEDGKYDTRGNAWASY; translated from the coding sequence ATGGGAACAGGGAAAGAAAAAATAAAAAACTACAAAGGGAAACGAGGAGGGAAAGTTATGAAGAAAAAAGGATTTACGTTAATCGAATTGGTTGTAGTTGTCGCTATCATTTTATTACTTGCTGCTACATTGGCTCCGAAACTGAGAAAAGAGGTGTCCAAAGCTAAGGATGCCAAGGCGGTAGCATTATTAGGGGCCGTAAGGTCAGCAACTTCTGTGTTTTTTGCAGATAATGGGACAATACCTACATTAATCTCGTCAACAGCTACTGCAGAGGATGGGTTAATAGAGATAGACAGGACGTCAGAATATGTTGAAAACAGTGTTACTGGTTTTCTCGACAGTAATGGTGCACTTGCAGCTGGGGCCATTGATGCAGAAATTCCAGCAGGAGCTGTAGCAGCTTCTTCAACTACAGTAGCATCAACTGAATACGGGCTAGATGTAACATTAGATGGTAACACTGATGGAGATTATGACTTTGATGAAGATGGTAAATATGATACAAGAGGTAATGCTTGGGCAAGTTATTAA
- a CDS encoding ABC transporter ATP-binding protein codes for MEYIIEVKDIRVYYKERDIIKKMRGNKGKTGIEDVSFGVKKGEIFSIIGLNGAGKTSTMKSMLGLLKTDRGEVRIFGKKNLNGEDYKKIGYLPEISYYPQTLKLKEVLNYYGELYEMPHKKRKKTSEDLARDLGIYDRMNDRLEKFSKGMLQKVGLAQSIMGEPEILFLDEPMSGLDPLARKKVIDIMEELKKKNTTIIFNTHILNDVSNLADRVAIMHKGQLLEVKDVKKLKEKIGDGFSLEKYFIERIGGKNLD; via the coding sequence TTGGAATACATAATAGAGGTAAAGGATATAAGGGTATATTACAAGGAAAGGGATATAATAAAAAAAATGAGAGGCAACAAGGGGAAGACTGGTATAGAGGATGTCTCCTTCGGAGTAAAAAAAGGTGAGATATTCTCCATAATAGGGCTGAACGGAGCCGGAAAAACAAGTACCATGAAATCCATGCTGGGCTTACTTAAAACCGACAGGGGTGAGGTAAGGATATTTGGAAAGAAAAATCTAAATGGGGAGGACTATAAAAAAATAGGCTACCTACCTGAGATATCCTATTATCCCCAGACATTGAAATTAAAGGAAGTGCTTAATTATTACGGGGAGCTCTATGAGATGCCCCATAAAAAGAGAAAAAAAACATCGGAAGATCTGGCAAGGGATTTAGGGATTTATGACAGGATGAATGACAGGCTGGAAAAATTTTCCAAGGGGATGCTTCAGAAGGTGGGGCTGGCCCAGTCGATAATGGGGGAACCTGAAATCTTGTTTCTAGACGAGCCCATGTCAGGTCTTGACCCACTGGCCAGAAAAAAAGTGATAGATATAATGGAGGAGCTGAAGAAAAAAAATACAACTATAATATTTAACACCCATATACTGAATGACGTATCAAATCTGGCTGACAGGGTGGCTATAATGCACAAGGGGCAGCTGCTGGAAGTTAAGGATGTGAAAAAGCTGAAGGAAAAAATAGGGGATGGTTTTTCCCTGGAAAAATATTTTATAGAGAGAATAGGGGGGAAAAACCTTGACTAA
- a CDS encoding type II secretion system F family protein — protein sequence MGVYRYTAMSLKGKKTSGKMEAESKEDLRRLLRGQKLTLLKEKKLSDKQNKGVIFDRVKPKDIAVFTRQLSTMLEGGVGLLRSFTVLEKQCEKPKLKVVVGEIRQDISAGKSISYALSKHPQYFDSLYVSMVKAGEASGALDTILNRIAQSQEKAEEIKGKIRTALIYPAIVLVLSFTIVFLLMSFVIPNFVVLFEDTGVPMPSLTLFVIGISKWFNKNWYWILLGVGILAFIGYKYQKTPKGKRNSHRLILKLPLFGKIFRKASVARFSRTLETLLDSGVPILSAFDIVADTVGNILMGESIREVKDKIKSGHTIARPLDETGSFPPMVVNMIDVGEESGELVKMLSKLADFNERELEETIRDSLAAFEPMMILIMALTVGMIVVAMYLPVFSLSDTIA from the coding sequence ATGGGAGTGTACAGATATACGGCAATGAGTTTGAAGGGTAAAAAAACCAGCGGGAAAATGGAGGCTGAAAGTAAAGAGGATCTGAGAAGGCTCCTCAGGGGCCAGAAACTTACGCTATTAAAGGAAAAAAAGCTTTCTGACAAACAGAACAAGGGTGTAATATTTGATAGAGTAAAACCCAAGGATATAGCTGTTTTTACGAGACAGCTGTCTACGATGCTAGAGGGCGGGGTTGGACTCTTGAGGTCCTTTACGGTTCTAGAGAAACAGTGTGAAAAGCCAAAGTTAAAGGTGGTAGTAGGTGAGATAAGACAGGATATAAGTGCAGGAAAATCCATATCCTATGCCCTGAGTAAGCATCCCCAGTATTTTGACTCGCTCTATGTGAGTATGGTAAAGGCTGGAGAGGCATCAGGGGCCCTAGACACCATATTAAACAGGATAGCCCAGTCTCAGGAAAAGGCTGAGGAGATAAAGGGTAAGATAAGAACGGCACTTATATATCCTGCTATTGTACTGGTACTGTCTTTTACAATAGTATTTTTACTGATGAGTTTTGTCATACCAAACTTTGTTGTGCTGTTTGAGGATACTGGGGTTCCTATGCCTTCACTTACTCTCTTTGTAATAGGGATAAGTAAGTGGTTCAATAAGAACTGGTACTGGATACTGCTGGGAGTGGGAATTTTGGCCTTTATAGGGTATAAGTACCAGAAAACCCCCAAGGGGAAAAGAAATTCCCACAGGCTGATTCTGAAACTGCCACTTTTTGGAAAGATATTCAGAAAGGCATCTGTAGCCAGATTCAGCAGAACCCTAGAAACTCTATTAGACAGTGGAGTACCTATACTGTCGGCTTTTGATATAGTGGCCGATACGGTGGGGAATATTCTCATGGGAGAGTCTATAAGAGAGGTAAAGGATAAGATAAAAAGCGGACATACAATAGCGAGACCTCTGGACGAAACAGGTTCTTTTCCTCCCATGGTTGTAAATATGATAGATGTAGGAGAGGAAAGTGGAGAGCTGGTAAAAATGCTTTCGAAACTTGCAGATTTTAACGAGCGGGAGCTAGAGGAAACCATAAGGGATTCCCTGGCTGCATTTGAGCCCATGATGATACTGATAATGGCCCTCACAGTGGGAATGATAGTAGTGGCAATGTATCTGCCTGTATTCTCGCTGTCAGACACGATAGCCTAG
- a CDS encoding ATPase, T2SS/T4P/T4SS family, translating to MVVIRKRKSICESLKDKNILTQEQIDEAIRHQGLEQDKKIGRILLELGYITEEKLLKELSDQLGVKGKVIRVEDINKEAMSYFDRAYLEGKNVVPIGMTSNKIIIAMADPTDVNLIDEINLKTKLIVSPYLALEDNITDVIKEYLEEKTKKTEAKVEGVFAELQKSLDDDFEVLDSRLEDIENRFDSESAPIIRGVDALLMKAIKLKTSDIHIEPYEDEIRVRYRIDGVLVEIKKMPKNLIYGLVSRIKIMSGMDIAEKRLPQDGRFRIKIAGRSVDFRVSTLPTIYGEKIVMRILDKSNMKFDLDGLGFKEDAMEIIRKKISSPYGIILVTGPTGSGKSTTLYSMLKSINTDDVNISTVEDPVEYELKGINQVHCKNEIGLNFANALRTFLRQDPDIIMVGEIRDNETAQIAIKAALTGHLVFSTLHTNDAPSSIHRLMDMGVEPFLISASLLMIQAQRLVRKICPHCKAEHEDPKTLLKSLGEDPEEYENITFYKGKGCEHCNGTGYTGRSVIYEVMPLTDELKEAVSRRLTTMEIREIARREGMVTLRETGIKKSVLGETTLEEIIRVTLM from the coding sequence ATGGTGGTTATAAGAAAAAGAAAATCTATTTGTGAAAGTCTGAAAGATAAAAATATTCTTACCCAAGAACAGATAGATGAAGCTATAAGGCATCAAGGTCTGGAACAGGATAAAAAAATAGGACGGATTCTGCTGGAGCTGGGATATATAACTGAGGAAAAGCTGCTAAAAGAGTTATCAGATCAGCTGGGAGTCAAAGGGAAGGTAATCCGTGTAGAGGATATAAATAAAGAAGCCATGTCTTATTTTGACCGAGCCTACCTCGAGGGAAAAAATGTGGTGCCCATAGGGATGACATCCAACAAGATAATAATAGCCATGGCAGACCCTACAGATGTCAATCTGATAGACGAGATAAATCTAAAGACAAAACTTATCGTGAGCCCCTATCTGGCACTGGAGGACAATATAACAGATGTTATAAAGGAATATCTAGAGGAAAAGACAAAAAAAACCGAGGCCAAGGTAGAGGGAGTTTTTGCCGAACTTCAGAAATCCTTAGACGACGACTTTGAAGTTTTGGATTCAAGACTTGAGGATATAGAAAATCGTTTTGATTCTGAAAGTGCCCCGATAATAAGAGGGGTGGATGCCCTTCTCATGAAGGCGATAAAGCTGAAAACCAGTGACATCCATATAGAACCCTATGAAGATGAGATCAGGGTCCGGTACAGGATAGACGGTGTCCTCGTAGAGATAAAGAAGATGCCGAAAAATCTCATCTACGGCCTGGTATCCAGAATAAAGATCATGTCCGGTATGGATATAGCGGAGAAGAGGCTTCCCCAGGACGGAAGATTCAGAATAAAAATAGCAGGTAGGTCAGTTGACTTCCGGGTTTCCACACTTCCCACCATATACGGGGAAAAGATAGTAATGAGGATACTGGACAAGAGTAATATGAAGTTTGATCTAGACGGACTGGGATTCAAAGAGGACGCCATGGAGATAATAAGAAAAAAAATATCCAGTCCCTACGGAATAATACTGGTAACAGGACCTACAGGAAGCGGAAAGTCAACGACACTTTACTCTATGCTTAAAAGTATAAATACAGATGACGTAAATATATCCACGGTAGAAGATCCCGTGGAATATGAGCTCAAGGGGATAAATCAGGTACACTGTAAAAATGAGATAGGTCTCAACTTTGCCAATGCCCTTAGGACATTTCTGAGGCAGGACCCGGATATAATAATGGTTGGAGAGATAAGGGATAACGAGACTGCACAGATAGCCATAAAGGCGGCCCTGACAGGACATCTGGTGTTTTCCACACTTCATACAAATGACGCACCGAGTTCTATACACAGACTTATGGATATGGGGGTGGAACCATTTCTTATATCGGCATCACTTCTCATGATACAGGCACAGAGGCTTGTGAGGAAGATATGTCCACACTGCAAGGCAGAACATGAGGATCCCAAAACACTTCTGAAATCCCTTGGTGAAGATCCGGAAGAGTATGAAAATATCACTTTCTACAAGGGGAAGGGCTGTGAACACTGTAACGGTACAGGATATACGGGACGTTCTGTAATATATGAGGTTATGCCTCTGACAGATGAACTAAAGGAAGCGGTGAGCCGTAGACTCACTACCATGGAGATAAGGGAGATAGCGAGAAGAGAGGGAATGGTGACACTTAGGGAGACAGGAATAAAAAAATCTGTTCTAGGGGAGACAACCTTAGAGGAAATAATCAGGGTAACTCTTATGTAA
- a CDS encoding ATPase, T2SS/T4P/T4SS family encodes MLLGRLDYIGENRCSDLHLKVGSRPIQRKDTVLSYFGRKEPLTKEEMDGVVNELFTEYAWKNFEKNMNLDMSHEIPGKARFRVNISKDKNSYTSAGRYIPKEISGMKELRLSEKLKDTTSMNEGLISVPGATGNDKSTAVASMLNYLNQRLNRRICTLEDLIEYEFEDDFFIIIQRELGRDMVSFDLALKYVLRQDPDIIFVGEMGDKKKNVSGRAIYTDKDKERI; translated from the coding sequence ATGCTTTTGGGGCGGCTTGATTATATAGGTGAAAACAGATGTTCTGACCTTCATCTGAAGGTGGGAAGCAGACCTATACAGAGGAAAGATACCGTACTTTCATATTTCGGACGGAAAGAGCCATTGACCAAAGAGGAGATGGACGGAGTAGTCAATGAGCTTTTTACAGAATATGCCTGGAAAAATTTTGAGAAAAACATGAACCTTGATATGTCCCATGAGATACCCGGAAAAGCCAGATTCAGGGTAAACATATCCAAGGATAAAAACAGTTATACTTCGGCAGGTAGATATATACCCAAGGAAATCTCAGGGATGAAAGAACTCAGGCTCTCTGAAAAATTAAAAGACACAACTTCTATGAATGAGGGACTGATATCGGTGCCAGGGGCCACCGGGAACGATAAGTCAACTGCTGTGGCATCGATGCTTAATTATCTGAACCAGAGACTGAACAGAAGGATTTGCACCCTGGAAGACCTTATAGAATATGAGTTTGAAGATGATTTCTTTATTATAATTCAGAGAGAACTGGGGAGGGATATGGTATCCTTTGACCTGGCTCTAAAATATGTACTGAGACAGGACCCGGATATAATCTTTGTGGGCGAGATGGGGGATAAGAAGAAAAATGTGTCTGGAAGGGCTATCTATACGGACAAGGACAAGGAAAGGATATAG
- a CDS encoding ATPase, whose protein sequence is MFKHIRSNEEAKSFLKNEIKMEKKSGTYLFYGERGSELMEFSLAFAKGLNCSEEPLDFCGKCDVCLRIDSGNYPDVEVVEDPMGIKISQVRELIYKASSSSYEGRKKVFILKDVENLRTEAANALLKIIEEPGEGTFFILNSHSLNIIPTIISRSTAVHIKKKTPEEMGVTKEEYEFFFGDVGQVEKYKKSNIDLGHPVPYREIGGHIKNYIKDGGTESRINMQKSLRDFMRNRKFLEDIEKIYFAEEIYRGARDRSIAENIMYESILLNDDLSKTERLLYIKGMLRFPVNLQLALKIFFMEV, encoded by the coding sequence ATGTTTAAACATATAAGATCTAACGAAGAGGCAAAGAGCTTTTTGAAAAATGAAATAAAAATGGAAAAAAAGTCAGGGACTTACCTCTTTTATGGTGAAAGGGGGAGCGAACTCATGGAGTTCTCCCTGGCTTTTGCCAAAGGTTTGAACTGCAGTGAAGAGCCTCTTGATTTTTGTGGCAAGTGTGATGTTTGTCTGAGAATTGATTCTGGAAATTATCCCGATGTGGAAGTAGTGGAAGATCCCATGGGAATAAAGATAAGTCAGGTGAGAGAACTGATATATAAGGCTTCTAGCAGCAGTTATGAGGGTAGAAAAAAGGTTTTTATACTTAAGGATGTGGAAAATCTAAGAACAGAGGCGGCAAACGCACTGCTAAAAATAATAGAGGAACCTGGTGAGGGAACTTTTTTTATTCTTAACTCACATTCTCTCAATATAATTCCTACAATAATCTCAAGGTCCACTGCAGTACATATAAAAAAGAAAACTCCTGAAGAGATGGGAGTAACGAAAGAGGAGTATGAGTTTTTCTTTGGAGATGTGGGACAGGTAGAAAAGTATAAAAAAAGCAATATAGATCTGGGCCATCCTGTGCCTTACAGAGAGATAGGCGGACATATAAAAAATTATATAAAAGACGGTGGGACAGAAAGCAGGATAAATATGCAAAAATCTTTGAGGGATTTTATGAGAAACAGGAAGTTTCTCGAGGATATTGAAAAAATTTATTTTGCAGAGGAGATATACAGAGGAGCCAGAGACCGTAGCATAGCTGAGAATATAATGTATGAAAGTATTCTCTTAAATGATGATCTATCAAAGACAGAAAGACTTCTCTATATAAAGGGGATGCTGAGGTTTCCGGTCAATCTCCAGCTGGCTCTAAAGATATTTTTCATGGAGGTTTAG
- a CDS encoding rod shape-determining protein, producing the protein MKKIKLKIKWPGMKIQKSIGIDLGTANTLVYHKQKEEIVLNEPSVVAVDKETKKVLAVGQEAKDMLGKTPDHIIAVRPLSEGVIADYDITEAMIKYFIKKVFGKYNFVLPEVMICVPIEVTGVEKRAVLEAAISAGAKRAYLIEEARAAALGSGIDISAPEGNMIVDIGGGSTDIAVISLGGTVVSKSIRTAGNNFDEDIIKYIKKTHNLLIGEKTAEQIKIQIGTALALSEEETMTIKGRDMVTGLPKPLTITSSEVLEAIEDSLMEIVTSVKQVLEKTPPELSADIVDKGIVMAGGGSLIRNFPELISKHTHLPVKLSTSPLESVVIGAGIALDKIEVLRKIEKAER; encoded by the coding sequence ATGAAGAAGATTAAACTTAAAATCAAATGGCCTGGTATGAAGATTCAAAAGAGTATAGGTATAGATCTAGGGACTGCAAACACCCTTGTCTATCACAAGCAGAAAGAGGAGATAGTCTTAAATGAACCCTCTGTGGTGGCGGTGGATAAGGAGACAAAAAAAGTACTGGCAGTGGGACAGGAAGCAAAGGATATGCTGGGGAAAACTCCTGATCATATCATTGCAGTGAGACCTCTTAGTGAGGGGGTAATAGCAGACTACGATATTACAGAGGCGATGATAAAATACTTTATAAAGAAAGTATTTGGGAAATATAACTTTGTTCTTCCTGAAGTGATGATATGTGTCCCTATAGAGGTAACAGGGGTGGAAAAAAGAGCCGTACTAGAGGCTGCAATATCAGCAGGGGCAAAAAGAGCCTATCTCATAGAGGAGGCCAGGGCTGCTGCTCTAGGTTCTGGTATAGATATATCGGCACCTGAGGGAAATATGATAGTGGATATAGGTGGAGGTTCCACTGACATAGCAGTGATATCCCTAGGGGGGACAGTTGTAAGTAAATCCATAAGAACGGCAGGAAATAACTTCGACGAAGATATAATAAAATATATCAAAAAGACCCACAACCTCCTTATAGGAGAAAAAACAGCTGAACAGATAAAGATACAGATAGGGACGGCACTGGCCTTGAGTGAAGAGGAGACCATGACAATAAAGGGAAGGGATATGGTTACCGGACTTCCTAAACCTCTCACGATAACATCTAGTGAGGTGCTTGAGGCTATAGAGGATTCTCTCATGGAGATAGTGACATCTGTAAAACAGGTCCTAGAGAAAACTCCGCCGGAATTATCGGCAGACATAGTAGATAAAGGGATAGTCATGGCAGGTGGAGGATCCCTCATACGGAATTTCCCTGAGCTTATCTCAAAACACACCCACCTCCCTGTGAAACTTTCCACAAGTCCTCTAGAAAGTGTAGTTATCGGAGCAGGAATAGCTCTTGATAAAATCGAAGTTTTGAGGAAAATAGAAAAGGCGGAAAGATAA